Within Palaemon carinicauda isolate YSFRI2023 chromosome 14, ASM3689809v2, whole genome shotgun sequence, the genomic segment AAGTCTAAAACCGATAAATCTGGTGCAGAGGAAAAATCGAAGCAGGATGAGAAGGGAAAGTCAGAAACAGAGGAAAAGTCTAAAGTTAAGACTGCGGAAGCTGAAGGAAAGAGTAAAGATGTCGATGAGAAATCCATATCAGAAGCGGAAGAGAAGAGTAAATCGGAGGCTGAGAGAAGTAGAACTGAGGCTGATGTTAAGTCTATTTCGGAGGATGAAAGGAGTATAACATCTGACATAGAAGAAAAGAGCTTAAAATCAGAGCCTGAAGATAAAGGTAAATTAGAAGCGCTAAAGAGTAAGCCAGAAGCTGAGGATAAATCAGATGCCAAAGATAAAAGTAAAGCTGAAACTAGTGAAAAAAGTATTTCAGAAGCAAAAAGCAAATCTGCAGCTGAAGAGGAAAGTAAAGGAGAAAAGGACGAACATGAACCAGAAGAAAAGAGTAAGTCAGAAGCAGAGAGCAAGGGCAAAACGgaagataaaagcaaatcagaggcACTAGACAAATCAGAAGAAAAGAGCAAATCTGCAGCATCTGAAAAGGGTAGTCCTGAAGAAGAAAAAGGTAAATCAGAGGCTGGGGAAAAAAGTAAATCCGAAGCTGAAGATAAGAGTAAATCTGTGGCTGAAGAAAAGAGCAAACCTGAAGGAGAAGAAAAGAGCAAATCTGAAGCAGAAGAAAAAACCAAATCTGAAGCCgaagaaaagagcaaatcagaagcagaagaaaagagcaaatcagaagcagaagaaaagagcaaatcagaagCAGAAGAAAAGAGCAAATCTGAAGCAGAAAAGAGCAAAGCTGAAGAAAAGAGTAAATCTGAAGTAGAAGAAAAGAGCAAATCTGAAGCCGAAGAAAAGAGCAAATCTGAAGCTGAAGAAAAGAGCAAATCTGAAGCTGAAAAGAGTAAAGCAGATGACAAGAGCAAATCTGAAGCAGAAAAGAGTAAATCTGAAGTAGAAGAAAAGAGCAAATCTGAAGCTGAAGAAAAGAGCAAATCTGAAGCTGAAAAGAGTAAAGCAGATGACAAGAGCAAATCTGAAGCCGAAGAAAAGAGCAAATCTGAAGCTGAAAAAAGTAAGTCTGAAGATGAAAAGAGCAAAGCAGATGACAAGAGCAAATCTGAAGCTGAAGAAAAAAGTAAGTCTGAAATTCAAGAGGAAACTAAGATTGAGGCAGATGATAAAAGTAAATCTGAAGCaacagaaaaaagcaaatcagatgatGAAAAGTctaagaaagaagaagaggagacaGAAACTAAAGAAAAACCTAAGGTACAAGATAAAGCTCAAgctgaagaggaagaaaaaagtaaGGCTGAATCTGAAGGAAAAAGTGAAGCAGAAGAAAAGAGTAAGTCTGAAGCTGAAGATCAGAGTAAACCTGAAGTAGAAGATAAGAGTAAATCTGAAGCCGATGATAAGAGTAAATCTGAAGCAGAAGATAAGAGTAAATCCGAAGTAGAAGATAAGAGTAAGTCAGAAGCAGAAGATAAGCCTAAAGCAGAGGCTGAAGAAAAGATTAAAGTAGAGGTAAAAGATGTAAGCAAATCGGTGCCAGATGCAGGAGCATCAGTAGCTGAAGCTAAAGAGAAGAGTGAAACAGAACAGAAAACTAAATCGGAAGACGAAAAGAGTAAATCTGAAGCTGAAGAAAAGAGTAAATCTGAAGCTGAGGAAAAGGGTAAATCTGAAGCTGAAGAAAAGAGTAAATCTGAAGCTGAAGAAAAAAGTAAATCTGAGCCTGAAGAAAAGACTAAGTCTGAGGCTGAAGAAAAGAGTAAATCTGAAGCTGAAGAAAAGAGTAAATCTGAAGCTGAAGAAAAAGGTAAATCTGAACCTGAAGAAAAGAGTAAATCTGAGGTTGAAGAAAAGAGTAAATCTGAAGCTGAAGAAAAGAGTAAATCAGAACCTGAAGAAAAGAGTAAATCTGAGGTTGAAGAAAAGAGTAAATCTGAAGCTGAAGAAAAGAGTAAATCTGAGGCTGAAGAAAAGAGTAAATCTTTGGCTGAAGACAAAAGTAAATCTGAAGCTGAAGAAAAGAGTAAATCTGAGGCTGAAGAAAAGGGTAAATCTGAAGCTGAAGAAAAAGGTGAGCCAAAGGCTGTAGAAAAAAGTAAACCTGAAGCTGAAGAAAAAGGTAAGCCTGAAGCTGAAGAAAAGGGTAAGCCCGAAGCTGAAGAAAAGGGTAAACCTGAAGCTGAAGAAAAGGGTAAGCCTGAAGCTGAAGAAAAAGTTAAGCCTGAAACAGAAGAAAAAAGTAAACCGGAAGTTGAAGAAAAAAGTAAGCCTGATGCTGAAGAAAAGGATAAATCTGAAGCTGAAGAAAAGAGTAAGCCTGAAGCTGAAGACACAAGTAAATTAGAAGCGGAAAAAGGTAAAGAAGAACAGGAGGATAAAAGTGAAGCAGAAGATAAAAGTAAGTCAGAGGCTGAGGAAAAGAGCAAATCTGAAGCTGAAGAAAAGAGTAAATCTGAAGCTGAAGAAAAGAGTAAATCCGAAGCTGAAGAAAAGAGTAAATCCGAAGCTGAAGAAAAGAGTAAATCTGAAGCAGaggaaaagagcaaatcagaaaaGGAGGCAGAAACTAAACCCGAGAAAGATGAACCTGAGGCTAAAGAAGAGGTGGTGGTTGCTAGTGAGGCCTCTGATTTGAAAGAAGTTAAACCTGAAgtgaaagaagagaaagaaactgATAAAGAAGCGGCTAAAGAAGAAGTGGAAGCTGTCGAAGAAAAAGATAAAGAGGATGTGAAGGTTTCAGTTGAGgtagaagaaaaagaaacagaaaaggacgAAGGCAAAGAAGGTGAggaaaaagagaaagaggaagaagcagctgaaaaacaagaagaagaagacgaagaagaggaaggagaagaagaagaagaaggaaaagacgaTAAAGAATCTGATAAGGAGGAAGATAAAGAAGgagaagaggaggaaaagggagaacAGGAAGCCGAGGACAAAGCAGAGGAAAAGGATGATGAGAAAGAAAAGGGGGAGGAAGCAAAAACACCAAGAAAGGCAGGAAAGGATAAAGAAGAGACAAAGGCCGAGGGTGCAAGGACTCCGAAAAAGACACTGTCGTCTAAGAGGCCCCGCAGATCTGCCCGACGAAGACGAGCAGGTGCGGAAgtggcagga encodes:
- the LOC137653624 gene encoding axoneme-associated protein mst101(2)-like isoform X4: MDKTQEKSVSEAADKSKSGAEEKSKDVAEDKSKSGDEKSKSEGDTKDKDEKEKSASAAEEKSKAEEDSKAKLDEKSKTDKSGAEEKSKQDEKGKSETEEKSKVKTAEAEGKSKDVDEKSISEAEEKSKSEAERSRTEADVKSISEDERSITSDIEEKSLKSEPEDKGKLEALKSKPEAEDKSDAKDKSKAETSEKSISEAKSKSAAEEESKGEKDEHEPEEKSKSEAESKGKTEDKSKSEALDKSEEKSKSAASEKGSPEEEKGKSEAGEKSKSEAEDKSKSVAEEKSKPEGEEKSKSEAEEKTKSEAEEKSKSEAEEKSKSEAEEKSKSEAEEKSKSEAEKSKAEEKSKSEVEEKSKSEAEEKSKSEAEEKSKSEAEKSKADDKSKSEAEKSKSEVEEKSKSEAEEKSKSEAEKSKADDKSKSEAEEKSKSEAEKSKSEDEKSKADDKSKSEAEEKSKSEIQEETKIEADDKSKSEATEKSKSDDEKSKKEEEETETKEKPKVQDKAQAEEEEKSKAESEGKSEAEEKSKSEAEDQSKPEVEDKSKSEADDKSKSEAEDKSKSEVEDKSKSEAEDKPKAEAEEKIKVEVKDVSKSVPDAGASVAEAKEKSETEQKTKSEDEKSKSEAEEKSKSEAEEKGKSEAEEKSKSEAEEKSKSEPEEKTKSEAEEKSKSEAEEKSKSEAEEKGKSEPEEKSKSEVEEKSKSEAEEKSKSEPEEKSKSEVEEKSKSEAEEKSKSEAEEKSKSLAEDKSKSEAEEKSKSEAEEKGKSEAEEKGEPKAVEKSKPEAEEKGKPEAEEKGKPEAEEKGKPEAEEKGKPEAEEKVKPETEEKSKPEVEEKSKPDAEEKDKSEAEEKSKPEAEDTSKLEAEKGKEEQEDKSEAEDKSKSEAEEKSKSEAEEKSKSEAEEKSKSEAEEKSKSEAEEKSKSEAEEKSKSEKEAETKPEKDEPEAKEEVVVASEASDLKEVKPEVKEEKETDKEAAKEEVEAVEEKDKEDVKVSVEVEEKETEKDEGKEGEEKEKEEEAAEKQEEEDEEEEGEEEEEGKDDKESDKEEDKEGEEEEKGEQEAEDKAEEKDDEKEKGEEAKTPRKAGKDKEETKAEGARTPKKTLSSKRPRRSARRRRAEEGHDSGVDESTQAKENGQSRSPSKGRGSPRKRMPRSTEPSPMKRTPTSTASSAERKLPMNKIEVGKSASPNLKAVKSKIGSMDNAAYKPGGGKVKIESKKLDFSKASSKISAKNEAYTPGGGDKKIESKKLTWSAQSKIGSLDNKDHKPGGGDKKIESQKLTFKVGSKVGSKDNIKHKAGGGDVKPKKSEKAKSVEKIETKKLDFKDKASSKVGSLNNVTHKAGGGDKKIFDDKDYLKQMQSSPCKTPTSKASSEANLSRTQSPSPALVSPATQVKLRKANPQAALCPSCLANTTYRLSSHAYL
- the LOC137653624 gene encoding axoneme-associated protein mst101(2)-like isoform X3, whose amino-acid sequence is MDKTQEKSVSEAADKSKSGAEEKSKDVAEDKSKSGDEKSKSEGDTKDKDEKEKSASAAEEKSKAEEDSKAKLDEKSKTDKSGAEEKSKQDEKGKSETEEKSKVKTAEAEGKSKDVDEKSISEAEEKSKSEAERSRTEADVKSISEDERSITSDIEEKSLKSEPEDKGKLEALKSKPEAEDKSDAKDKSKAETSEKSISEAKSKSAAEEESKGEKDEHEPEEKSKSEAESKGKTEDKSKSEALDKSEEKSKSAASEKGSPEEEKGKSEAGEKSKSEAEDKSKSVAEEKSKPEGEEKSKSEAEEKTKSEAEEKSKSEAEEKSKSEAEEKSKSEAEEKSKSEAEKSKAEEKSKSEVEEKSKSEAEEKSKSEAEEKSKSEAEKSKADDKSKSEAEKSKSEVEEKSKSEAEEKSKSEAEKSKADDKSKSEAEEKSKSEAEKSKSEDEKSKADDKSKSEAEEKSKSEIQEETKIEADDKSKSEATEKSKSDDEKSKKEEEETETKEKPKVQDKAQAEEEEKSKAESEGKSEAEEKSKSEAEDQSKPEVEDKSKSEADDKSKSEAEDKSKSEVEDKSKSEAEDKPKAEAEEKIKVEVKDVSKSVPDAGASVAEAKEKSETEQKTKSEDEKSKSEAEEKSKSEAEEKGKSEAEEKSKSEAEEKSKSEPEEKTKSEAEEKSKSEAEEKSKSEAEEKGKSEPEEKSKSEVEEKSKSEAEEKSKSEPEEKSKSEVEEKSKSEAEEKSKSEAEEKSKSLAEDKSKSEAEEKSKSEAEEKGKSEAEEKGEPKAVEKSKPEAEEKGKPEAEEKGKPEAEEKGKPEAEEKGKPEAEEKVKPETEEKSKPEVEEKSKPDAEEKDKSEAEEKSKPEAEDTSKLEAEKGKEEQEDKSEAEDKSKSEAEEKSKSEAEEKSKSEAEEKSKSEAEEKSKSEAEEKSKSEAEEKSKSEKEAETKPEKDEPEAKEEVVVASEASDLKEVKPEVKEEKETDKEAAKEEVEAVEEKDKEDVKVSVEVEEKETEKDEGKEGEEKEKEEEAAEKQEEEDEEEEGEEEEEGKDDKESDKEEDKEGEEEEKGEQEAEDKAEEKDDEKEKGEEAKTPRKAGKDKEETKAEGARTPKKTLSSKRPRRSARRRRAEEGHDSGVDESTQAKVEVSSMAISSTPTTLTLQLDVEQTPDDKTKQENGQSRSPSKGRGSPRKRMPRSTEPSPMKRTPTSTASSAERKLPMNKIEVGKSASPNLKAVKSKIGSMDNAAYKPGGGKVKIESKKLDFSKASSKISAKNEAYTPGGGDKKIESKKLTWSAQSKIGSLDNKDHKPGGGDKKIESQKLTFKVGSKVGSKDNIKHKAGGGDVKIETKKLDFKDKASSKVGSLNNVTHKAGGGDKKIFDDKDYLKQMQSSPCKTPTSKASSEANLSRTQSPSPALVSPATQVKLRKANPQAALCPSCLANTTYRLSSHAYL
- the LOC137653624 gene encoding axoneme-associated protein mst101(2)-like isoform X1, translated to MDKTQEKSVSEAADKSKSGAEEKSKDVAEDKSKSGDEKSKSEGDTKDKDEKEKSASAAEEKSKAEEDSKAKLDEKSKTDKSGAEEKSKQDEKGKSETEEKSKVKTAEAEGKSKDVDEKSISEAEEKSKSEAERSRTEADVKSISEDERSITSDIEEKSLKSEPEDKGKLEALKSKPEAEDKSDAKDKSKAETSEKSISEAKSKSAAEEESKGEKDEHEPEEKSKSEAESKGKTEDKSKSEALDKSEEKSKSAASEKGSPEEEKGKSEAGEKSKSEAEDKSKSVAEEKSKPEGEEKSKSEAEEKTKSEAEEKSKSEAEEKSKSEAEEKSKSEAEEKSKSEAEKSKAEEKSKSEVEEKSKSEAEEKSKSEAEEKSKSEAEKSKADDKSKSEAEKSKSEVEEKSKSEAEEKSKSEAEKSKADDKSKSEAEEKSKSEAEKSKSEDEKSKADDKSKSEAEEKSKSEIQEETKIEADDKSKSEATEKSKSDDEKSKKEEEETETKEKPKVQDKAQAEEEEKSKAESEGKSEAEEKSKSEAEDQSKPEVEDKSKSEADDKSKSEAEDKSKSEVEDKSKSEAEDKPKAEAEEKIKVEVKDVSKSVPDAGASVAEAKEKSETEQKTKSEDEKSKSEAEEKSKSEAEEKGKSEAEEKSKSEAEEKSKSEPEEKTKSEAEEKSKSEAEEKSKSEAEEKGKSEPEEKSKSEVEEKSKSEAEEKSKSEPEEKSKSEVEEKSKSEAEEKSKSEAEEKSKSLAEDKSKSEAEEKSKSEAEEKGKSEAEEKGEPKAVEKSKPEAEEKGKPEAEEKGKPEAEEKGKPEAEEKGKPEAEEKVKPETEEKSKPEVEEKSKPDAEEKDKSEAEEKSKPEAEDTSKLEAEKGKEEQEDKSEAEDKSKSEAEEKSKSEAEEKSKSEAEEKSKSEAEEKSKSEAEEKSKSEAEEKSKSEKEAETKPEKDEPEAKEEVVVASEASDLKEVKPEVKEEKETDKEAAKEEVEAVEEKDKEDVKVSVEVEEKETEKDEGKEGEEKEKEEEAAEKQEEEDEEEEGEEEEEGKDDKESDKEEDKEGEEEEKGEQEAEDKAEEKDDEKEKGEEAKTPRKAGKDKEETKAEGARTPKKTLSSKRPRRSARRRRAEEGHDSGVDESTQAKVEVSSMAISSTPTTLTLQLDVEQTPDDKTKQENGQSRSPSKGRGSPRKRMPRSTEPSPMKRTPTSTASSAERKLPMNKIEVGKSASPNLKAVKSKIGSMDNAAYKPGGGKVKIESKKLDFSKASSKISAKNEAYTPGGGDKKIESKKLTWSAQSKIGSLDNKDHKPGGGDKKIESQKLTFKVGSKVGSKDNIKHKAGGGDVKPKKSEKAKSVEKIETKKLDFKDKASSKVGSLNNVTHKAGGGDKKIFDDKDYLKQMQSSPCKTPTSKASSEANLSRTQSPSPALVSPATQVKLRKANPQAALCPSCLANTTYRLSSHAYL
- the LOC137653624 gene encoding axoneme-associated protein mst101(2)-like isoform X2, translated to MDKTQEKSVSEAADKSKSGAEEKSKDVAEDKSKSGDEKSKSEGDTKDKDEKEKSASAAEEKSKAEEDSKAKLDEKSKTDKSGAEEKSKQDEKGKSETEEKSKVKTAEAEGKSKDVDEKSISEAEEKSKSEAERSRTEADVKSISEDERSITSDIEEKSLKSEPEDKGKLEALKSKPEAEDKSDAKDKSKAETSEKSISEAKSKSAAEEESKGEKDEHEPEEKSKSEAESKGKTEDKSKSEALDKSEEKSKSAASEKGSPEEEKGKSEAGEKSKSEAEDKSKSVAEEKSKPEGEEKSKSEAEEKTKSEAEEKSKSEAEEKSKSEAEEKSKSEAEEKSKSEAEKSKAEEKSKSEVEEKSKSEAEEKSKSEAEEKSKSEAEKSKADDKSKSEAEKSKSEVEEKSKSEAEEKSKSEAEKSKADDKSKSEAEEKSKSEAEKSKSEDEKSKADDKSKSEAEEKSKSEIQEETKIEADDKSKSEATEKSKSDDEKSKKEEEETETKEKPKVQDKAQAEEEEKSKAESEGKSEAEEKSKSEAEDQSKPEVEDKSKSEADDKSKSEAEDKSKSEVEDKSKSEAEDKPKAEAEEKIKVEVKDVSKSVPDAGASVAEAKEKSETEQKTKSEDEKSKSEAEEKSKSEAEEKGKSEAEEKSKSEAEEKSKSEPEEKTKSEAEEKSKSEAEEKSKSEAEEKGKSEPEEKSKSEVEEKSKSEAEEKSKSEPEEKSKSEVEEKSKSEAEEKSKSEAEEKSKSLAEDKSKSEAEEKSKSEAEEKGKSEAEEKGEPKAVEKSKPEAEEKGKPEAEEKGKPEAEEKGKPEAEEKGKPEAEEKVKPETEEKSKPEVEEKSKPDAEEKDKSEAEEKSKPEAEDTSKLEAEKGKEEQEDKSEAEDKSKSEAEEKSKSEAEEKSKSEAEEKSKSEAEEKSKSEAEEKSKSEAEEKSKSEKEAETKPEKDEPEAKEEVVVASEASDLKEVKPEVKEEKETDKEAAKEEVEAVEEKDKEDVKVSVEVEEKETEKDEGKEGEEKEKEEEAAEKQEEEDEEEEGEEEEEGKDDKESDKEEDKEGEEEEKGEQEAEDKAEEKDDEKEKGEEAKTPRKAGKDKEETKAEGARTPKKTLSSKRPRRSARRRRAEEGHDSGVDESTQAKVEVSSMAISSTPTTLTLQLDVEQTPDDKTKQENGQSRSPSKGRGSPRKRMPRSTEPSPMKRTPTSTASSAERKLPMNKIEVGKSASPNLKAVKSKIGSMDNAAYKPGGGKVKIESKKLDFSKASSKISAKNEAYTPGGGDKKIESKKLTWSAQSKIGSLDNKDHKPGGGDKKIESQKLTFKVGSKVGSKDNIKHKAGGGDVKPKKSEKAKSVEKIETKKLDFKDKASSKVGSLNNVTHKAGGGDKKIFDDKDYLKQMQSSPCKTPTSKASSEANLSRTQSPSPALVSPATQDGDDVEQTGVSQEVTPAE
- the LOC137653624 gene encoding axoneme-associated protein mst101(2)-like isoform X5, whose protein sequence is MDKTQEKSVSEAADKSKSGAEEKSKDVAEDKSKSGDEKSKSEGDTKDKDEKEKSASAAEEKSKAEEDSKAKLDEKSKTDKSGAEEKSKQDEKGKSETEEKSKVKTAEAEGKSKDVDEKSISEAEEKSKSEAERSRTEADVKSISEDERSITSDIEEKSLKSEPEDKGKLEALKSKPEAEDKSDAKDKSKAETSEKSISEAKSKSAAEEESKGEKDEHEPEEKSKSEAESKGKTEDKSKSEALDKSEEKSKSAASEKGSPEEEKGKSEAGEKSKSEAEDKSKSVAEEKSKPEGEEKSKSEAEEKTKSEAEEKSKSEAEEKSKSEAEEKSKSEAEEKSKSEAEKSKAEEKSKSEVEEKSKSEAEEKSKSEAEEKSKSEAEKSKADDKSKSEAEKSKSEVEEKSKSEAEEKSKSEAEKSKADDKSKSEAEEKSKSEAEKSKSEDEKSKADDKSKSEAEEKSKSEIQEETKIEADDKSKSEATEKSKSDDEKSKKEEEETETKEKPKVQDKAQAEEEEKSKAESEGKSEAEEKSKSEAEDQSKPEVEDKSKSEADDKSKSEAEDKSKSEVEDKSKSEAEDKPKAEAEEKIKVEVKDVSKSVPDAGASVAEAKEKSETEQKTKSEDEKSKSEAEEKSKSEAEEKGKSEAEEKSKSEAEEKSKSEPEEKTKSEAEEKSKSEAEEKSKSEAEEKGKSEPEEKSKSEVEEKSKSEAEEKSKSEPEEKSKSEVEEKSKSEAEEKSKSEAEEKSKSLAEDKSKSEAEEKSKSEAEEKGKSEAEEKGEPKAVEKSKPEAEEKGKPEAEEKGKPEAEEKGKPEAEEKGKPEAEEKVKPETEEKSKPEVEEKSKPDAEEKDKSEAEEKSKPEAEDTSKLEAEKGKEEQEDKSEAEDKSKSEAEEKSKSEAEEKSKSEAEEKSKSEAEEKSKSEAEEKSKSEAEEKSKSEKEAETKPEKDEPEAKEEVVVASEASDLKEVKPEVKEEKETDKEAAKEEVEAVEEKDKEDVKVSVEVEEKETEKDEGKEGEEKEKEEEAAEKQEEEDEEEEGEEEEEGKDDKESDKEEDKEGEEEEKGEQEAEDKAEEKDDEKEKGEEAKTPRKAGKDKEETKAEGARTPKKTLSSKRPRRSARRRRAEEGHDSGVDESTQAKVEVSSMAISSTPTTLTLQLDVEQTPDDKTKQENGQSRSPSKGRGSPRKRMPRSTEPSPMKRTPTSTASSAERKLPMNKIEVGKSASPNLKAVKSKIGSMDNAAYKPGGGKVKIESKKLDFSKASSKISAKNEAYTPGGGDKKIESKKLTWSAQSKIGSLDNKDHKPGGGDKKIESQKLTFKVGSKVGSKDNIKHKAGGGDVKPKKSEKAKSVEKSPSPALVSPATQDGDDVEQTGVSQEVTPAE